GGCTCACCCTTCCCGTTTCCGGAAAAGCCTAGATTGATGAATTCTCTATTGATTCTACGGCTCAAAATATTCGTATAGGACATGCCTGGACGTGCCGCGCATCCGCCTTGTGTAATCGAGGTGCCGTAAAGGATAATTCTTTTGTCCGAATCATAGGATTCCGGTGAAGAGATTTCCGCTTCTGAATCTAGACCAATCCACATCTCTTTTACCCCTTGATAGAGCGGCAAATTCAGCATGTAGGAGCGCCATTCCCTGTTCTCATTAACGAATAGCCGACTCTCATATTCCAGTTGCCCTGGCGTGAAGTTCGCAGTACCCGCGAATAACCAGTTACCCGGCCCGCCTGTGTAAGCGTCTACACCACATTCCCCAGTCGGGGGCATATGATACATACCAGATCCCGCTGTTAAGCGAACCCGAACAGATATGTATCGTGAATTGGTACGGAACCGAATTTGTCCACCTGACGTACAGTTAGCTAAAATATCGACAGCAGACGGTATCGGATAATCCGGCACTGCCGGAAGTCTCCGGTAGAGACGATTACTTTCAAACCAGGCAAGACCGGATACCCGGAATGGCTCATCGAGCGGAGAATGCCACGTCAGTTCATCTGTCACAACGTTCTGGGCCTTCATATTTTGATCTAATTGATGTGGGGATACTTCTTCCCGATTGTGCTTCTCCATTACATTTCGCCTCCAAATGGATAGGTATGTTTTGGCATCCCCAGTCTAATCGTATCTCCAGCATTTGTAAACAAGAATCTACTATTACTTCTCTTCATACTCTTGTTTCAAAATGCTGTAAATCTCCAGATCAACAATTCCTTTTCCTGACCATAAGGAAGCTTGTCTTAACATGCCCTCTTTCGTGAAGCCGTTCTTTAACAATACCTCTTTGGAAGCTTCATTGGGCGGCATCACCTCAGCGTGAATCCGATTGACCTGTACCTCTTCGAACAAATACCGAAGCAGCATCGCAACTGCGTTCGTAGCTATCCCTTGTCCCCAATTACACTCCGCCAAAAAGTAACCGATGGTCACCATATTCACTTTTTGATTAAAGTCAGAAGCTTCAATAATGCCAACCAGCCGCTCAGGTTTTTGATTGCTGAATATACCCCATTTAACTCTCGTTCTCTTGTTATAATCCCTTTCAAAATGTCCGATCATCGACTTCACGGTGTTTTTGTTATGTTTAGGAATGATGCCGCAATATTCAAACACACGGTCATTATTATAAATTTCGTAAACCTCATCAAGATGACTCACGTCAATCTTCTTCAATATAAACTCATCCGATTTTATCGTAGGAAATTGCCCGAACACGGCCTCGATATCCATTGTTTATCCCCTCTCTGCCAAGATTCTCTTCTTAAATAATGCGTGTTCAAAAAGGTCGGTTTTCAGCACCGAGAAGGTTGGATAAAGCTAGGGACTAAGGAGCGGAGCGTACGTTTTGGGTACGTGAGCACCGGAAGGACCGGCTGAATTCAAGATTCGATGACGAGCCCACTTCCTGATTCACTTCGTGATCAAAAGCGGACTTTTTGAACAACCTCTAATAGGGATGTAAAGTTCAACCTTGCACTTCCCTTCCTGATCGTTCGCAGGATCATTCATACAGAACTCAAGGCATGGTCTATCGTCAGAGTCATACTCGCTGTTCGGCAGCCACTGATCAAACAAGCTTTGGTACGCGATAGCCAGCTTGTCGACCGTATCGTAGAAGTTATATAAGGCATACGTTCCGCCGCTCAGCGTCTTAAAC
Above is a window of Paenibacillus uliginis N3/975 DNA encoding:
- a CDS encoding GNAT family N-acetyltransferase encodes the protein MDIEAVFGQFPTIKSDEFILKKIDVSHLDEVYEIYNNDRVFEYCGIIPKHNKNTVKSMIGHFERDYNKRTRVKWGIFSNQKPERLVGIIEASDFNQKVNMVTIGYFLAECNWGQGIATNAVAMLLRYLFEEVQVNRIHAEVMPPNEASKEVLLKNGFTKEGMLRQASLWSGKGIVDLEIYSILKQEYEEK
- a CDS encoding SGNH/GDSL hydrolase family protein translates to MEKHNREEVSPHQLDQNMKAQNVVTDELTWHSPLDEPFRVSGLAWFESNRLYRRLPAVPDYPIPSAVDILANCTSGGQIRFRTNSRYISVRVRLTAGSGMYHMPPTGECGVDAYTGGPGNWLFAGTANFTPGQLEYESRLFVNENREWRSYMLNLPLYQGVKEMWIGLDSEAEISSPESYDSDKRIILYGTSITQGGCAARPGMSYTNILSRRINREFINLGFSGNGKGEPELAHLIAQIDNPACLVIDYEANSCGTEQYKKTLPAFIRIYREAHPDVPIILVSRFPYGAERFKPELVQERLERRDFQADLIQSLTDAGDHRLTFVDGTNLLGSHPGEATVDGVHPTDLGFMMMADYLEPIFKQVLASADQT